Proteins encoded together in one Catellatospora citrea window:
- a CDS encoding suppressor of fused domain protein has translation MTDLIAHLESFLGLITGGTRGDDSTPSGVQVAWFAEDVPFAGVTTMATVGLSRYHLAQSTDAGIHHELLMHLPTHGQPANAAGVLFQVARMAIARGYGLARGEILGPSGTLFEGTPMTALYAATPGYLPAAFHTCETSAATIVMTCLVPLTTSDAIYARTHGWRALEQAIAEEQPDLVNLNRPSLRVGTAT, from the coding sequence GTGACTGACCTGATCGCGCACCTCGAATCGTTCCTCGGCCTGATCACTGGCGGGACGCGCGGCGACGATTCCACGCCGTCAGGCGTACAGGTTGCCTGGTTCGCCGAGGATGTGCCGTTCGCGGGCGTCACCACTATGGCGACCGTCGGGCTTTCCCGCTACCACCTCGCCCAGTCCACCGATGCGGGCATCCACCATGAGTTGCTGATGCACCTTCCTACCCACGGGCAGCCGGCGAACGCAGCTGGGGTGTTGTTTCAGGTGGCGCGTATGGCTATCGCCCGTGGGTACGGACTAGCCCGTGGAGAAATCCTCGGACCGTCGGGCACCCTGTTCGAGGGCACACCGATGACCGCGCTATACGCGGCCACGCCCGGCTATCTGCCTGCCGCGTTCCACACCTGCGAGACGTCAGCAGCCACGATCGTGATGACGTGCCTCGTGCCGCTTACAACCTCCGACGCGATCTATGCGCGCACCCACGGCTGGCGCGCGTTAGAACAGGCGATCGCAGAGGAACAACCTGACCTGGTGAATCTGAACCGACCCTCGCTGCGCGTAGGCACTGCAACCTAG
- a CDS encoding SUKH-3 domain-containing protein: protein MDQAGSFSEATRGILLEYGWHPGRSVDIAGWEAELVTDGFPPLHQAARQFLIEYGGLRFLDGGSGVTRAREPFRLVPTACSGEADRFIDWGEHINRDISPIGELAAGTCAWAYLGMDERGEVYVVIDRLASFGRLPLALDRLVLGHMPREVE, encoded by the coding sequence GTGGACCAGGCGGGCAGCTTCAGTGAGGCGACGCGCGGGATCCTGCTCGAGTACGGATGGCATCCCGGTCGCAGCGTCGACATAGCGGGGTGGGAGGCCGAACTCGTCACAGACGGGTTCCCGCCCCTGCACCAGGCGGCGCGACAGTTCCTCATCGAGTACGGCGGGCTCAGGTTCCTGGACGGCGGGTCAGGCGTCACTCGCGCCCGCGAGCCGTTCAGGCTGGTGCCGACCGCGTGCTCGGGCGAAGCCGACCGGTTCATCGACTGGGGCGAGCACATCAACCGCGACATCTCACCGATTGGTGAGCTGGCAGCCGGAACCTGTGCATGGGCCTACTTGGGCATGGATGAGCGCGGAGAGGTCTACGTTGTGATCGATCGTCTGGCATCCTTCGGCCGCCTGCCGCTGGCTTTGGACCGCCTCGTTCTCGGGCACATGCCACGTGAAGTCGAGTGA